CAGCCTCGGTCGGCCTGTCCGGGACCGGCTTGCGTACAAGAGAATTCTTATGACGGTTCAGCGATTCATTCAATCCCATCCAAGGATCATCTTCAGCGCCGGCTTTATCATGCTGATCGGCTTGGCCGCGCTGGCCGCCCCGTGGCTGTCGCCGTATCCGTTCGATCAACAGGACACCCATTCCATACTGCAGGGACCCGGCCCGCAGCACTGGATGGGGACGGACCGTCTCGGGCGGGACCTTTTCTCCCGCCTGCTTTACGGCGCGCGCATGTCCATGTCCGTGGGAATCTTCACGGCCTTGTTCGCCGTACTGTTCGGCACGGTTTACGGCGCCGTCTCGGGCTACGTGGGCGGGAGGACGGACAACCTTCTCATGCGGCTCGTCGACCTGGTCTATTCGCTGCCGGATCTCCTGCTGATCATTCTCATCACGGTGACCATCGGCCGGGGGGTCCTGGGAATTTTTCTGGCCTTGAGCCTTGTGAGCTGGGTCACGGTGGCCCGGATCATCCGCGGGGAGGTTTTGAAGCTGCGGGAGTTCAGTTTCGTTGAGGCGGCCCGTGCCGTCGGCGCGTCGCATCACCGGATTCTGTTTCTCCACATCCTTCCCAACACGCTGGGCGTGCTGATCGTCACACTGACCTTCCGCATCCCGGCCGCGATCCTGGCCGAATCCACACTGAGCTTTATCGGACTCGGCATCGCGCCGCCCTTCGCCAGTTGGGGCAGCATGGCGAGCGAGGGCTGGAGCGCGATGAAATTCTATC
This genomic window from Nitrospiria bacterium contains:
- a CDS encoding ABC transporter permease; translation: MTVQRFIQSHPRIIFSAGFIMLIGLAALAAPWLSPYPFDQQDTHSILQGPGPQHWMGTDRLGRDLFSRLLYGARMSMSVGIFTALFAVLFGTVYGAVSGYVGGRTDNLLMRLVDLVYSLPDLLLIILITVTIGRGVLGIFLALSLVSWVTVARIIRGEVLKLREFSFVEAARAVGASHHRILFLHILPNTLGVLIVTLTFRIPAAILAESTLSFIGLGIAPPFASWGSMASEGWSAMKFYPHLILFPSLVLFLTMVAFNVLGDALRDALDPQRRSR